From Juglans regia cultivar Chandler chromosome 6, Walnut 2.0, whole genome shotgun sequence, the proteins below share one genomic window:
- the LOC108980740 gene encoding eukaryotic initiation factor 4A-15-like gives MSGAAPEGSQFDARQFDAKMSELLGADGQDFFTSYDEVYESFDVMGLQENLLRGIYAYGFEKPSAIQQRGIVPFCKGLDVIQQAQSGTGKTATFCSGILQQLDYGLVECQALVLAPTRELAQQIEKVMRALGDYLGVKVHACVGGTSVREDQRILSAGVHVVVGTPGRVFDMLRRQSLRPDYIRMFVLDEADEMLSRGFKDQIYDIFQLLPPKIQVGVFSATMPPEALEITRKFMNKPVRILVKRDELTLEGIKQFHVNVDKEEWKLETLCDLYETLAITQSVIFVNTRRKVDWLTDKMRGRDHTVSATHGDMDQNTRDIIMREFRSGSSRVLITTDLLARGIDVQQVSLVINYDLPTQPENYLHRIGRSGRFGRKGVAINFVTADDERMLFDIQRFYNVVIEELPANVADLL, from the exons ATGTCTGGTGCGGCACCGGAGGGTTCCCAATTTGATGCCCGTCAATTTGATGCTAAAATGAGCGAGTT ACTTGGAGCAGATGGGCAAGATTTCTTCACATCATATGATGAGGTTTATGAGAGTTTTGATGTGATGGGATTGCAAGAGAACCTCCTTAGAGGAATCTATGCTTATG GTTTTGAGAAGCCCTCTGCAATTCAGCAAAGGGGGATTGTTCCTTTCTGTAAAGGACTTGATGTGATTCAACAAGCACAGTCTGGAACTGGGAAAACTGCTACTTTTTGCTCCGGTATCTTGCAGCAGCTTGATTATGGCTTGGTCGAATGCCAGGCCTTGGTTCTTGCTCCCACTAGGGAGCTTGCACAACAGATTGAGAAGGTCATGCGGGCCCTTGGTGACTATTTGGGTGTCAAGGTTCATGCCTGTGTTGGTGGAACGAGTGTTCGTGAGGATCAACGAATTCTTTCTGCTGGGGTCCATGTTGTTGTTGGTACCCCTGGTCGTGTCTTTGACATGCTTCGCAGGCAATCACTGCGCCCTGATTACATTAGGATGTTTGTGTTAGACGAAGCGGATGAAATGCTTTCACGAGGCTTCAAGGATCAG ATCTATGATATCTTCCAGCTGCTGCCACCTAAAATTCAAGTTGGGGTTTTCTCTGCCACAATGCCGCCTGAGGCTCTTGAGATTACCAGGAAATTCATGAATAAACCTGTAAGGATTCTGGTTAAACGTGATGAGCTCACCCTTGAGGGTATTAAGCAATTCCATGTTAATGTAGACAAGGAGGAATGGAAGCTTGAGACACTTTGTGATCTTTATGAAACCTTGGCAATCACCCAAAGTGTTATCTTTGTGAACACAAGGCGCAAGGTTGATTGGCTGACAGACAAGATGCGCGGCCGTGACCATACAGTTTCTGCCACCCACGGAGACATGGATCAAAATACAAGAGACATCATCATGCGGGAATTCAGGTCTGGGTCCTCTCGTGTTCTCATCACTACTGATCTCTTGGCCAGGGGTATTGATGTCCAGCAAGTCTCTCTCGTGATCAATTATGATCTTCCTACTCAGCCAGAGAACTACCTCCATCGAATTGGTCGTAGTGGGCGGTTTGGAAGGAAGGGTGTTGCCATCAATTTTGTGACCgcagatgatgagaggatgctCTTTGACATCCAGAGGTTCTACAATGTGGTGATTGAGGAGCTGCCAGCAAATGTTGCCGATCTCCTTTGA
- the LOC109007904 gene encoding probable magnesium transporter NIPA9: protein MWESIFLTLAATAGNNIGKVLQKKGTLILPPLSFKFKVIRAYAFNKTWAVGFLMDIFGALLMLRALSQAPVSVIQPVSGCGLAILSVFSHFYLKEVMNAIDWVGITLAGIGTIGVGAGGEEQEATAISIFHLPWLAFIVAILFVLLNGWLRIYKRQRKEQEMMEYEVVEEIIYGLESGILFGMASVISKMGFVFLEQGFHRMLVPICISISVSCSGTGFYYQTRGLKHGRAIVVATCAAVASIVTGVLAGMLALGEQLPEAPTARVSLLLGWFLIIIGVVLLVSSSRLVRVVRHLPWPLRHLIPSGVERNFNARRSGSVRVRDSNPSAVIQAATLHHLISSPKEKA from the exons ATGTGGGAATCGATCTTTTTAACGTTAGCTGCGACCGCCGGTAACAACATCGGCAAAGTCCTCCAGAAAAAGGGCACTCTCATTCTTCCCCCCCTCTCTTTCAAGTTCAAG GTAATAAGGGCATATGCTTTCAACAAAACTTGGGCGGTTGGTTTTCTAATGGATATATTTGGAGCACTGTTGATGTTGAGGGCACTATCTCAAGCCCCT GTATCTGTTATCCAACCAGTTTCTGGCTGCGGACTTGCTATTCTTTCTGTCTTTTCCCATTTTTATTTGAAGGAAGTCATGAATGCTATTGACTGGGTGGGCATTACTTTGGCGGGCATCGGTACTATCG GAGTTGGCGCTGGAGGTGAGGAGCAAGAGGCTACTGCCatatctatttttcatttaccATGGCTGGCATTCATTGTTGCCATCTTGTTT GTACTTCTTAACGGGTGGCTTCGTATCTACAAACGACAACGAAAAGAACAGGAGATG ATGGAATATGAAGTTgttgaagaaattatatatggttTGGAATCTGGCATTTTGTTCGG GATGGCATCTGTAATTTCAAAGATGGGCTTTGTATTTTTGGAGCAGGGCTTCCACAGGATGCTGGTACCTATATGCATTTCAATCAGTGTTTCTTGTAGTGGTACAGGATTTTATTATCAG ACTCGGGGTCTAAAGCATGGGAGAGCAATTGTAGTAGCCACGTGTGCTGCTGTGGCATCAATTGTGACTGGTGTTCTTGCTGGTATGCTTGCATTAGGCGAACAATTACCTGAAGCACCAACAGCTCGTGTTTCACTTCTGCTTGGATG GTTCCTTATCATTATTGGTGTGGTTTTACTCGTGAGTTCATCGCGGCTGGTGAGAGTCGTGAGACACCTTCCATGGCCATTACGACATCTCATACCAAGTGGTGTTGAGAGGAATTTCAATGCTAGAAGATCTGGATCTGTCCGTGTTAGGGATTCAAACCCAAGTGCTGTCATCCAGGCAGCAACATTGCATCATTTGATATCATCTCCTAAAGAGAAGGCTTGA
- the LOC108980739 gene encoding uncharacterized protein LOC108980739: protein MEDYNGSRRYGDWTMQMESYYGPPPSTQPTSYDLRCYSSSYAQTQMGNNRDLKLKKGKSTAGFSSKSSAFGDREFQRKKRVASYKMYSVEGKMKGSLRRSFRWLKDKYTQVLYGWG from the coding sequence ATGGAAGATTACAACGGATCGAGGCGATATGGGGACTGGACGATGCAGATGGAGAGCTATTACGGGCCGCCGCCATCCACACAACCCACTTCCTATGACCTCAGGTGCTACAGCTCCTCCTATGCACAGACCCAGATGGGCAACAACAGGGACTTAAAGCTCAAGAAGGGAAAGAGCACTGCTGGGTTTTCTTCAAAGTCTTCGGCTTTTGGTGACCGTGAGTTCCAGAGGAAGAAGAGGGTTGCTAGCTATAAAATGTATTCTGTGGAGGGAAAAATGAAAGGGTCCTTGAGGAGGAGCTTCAGGTGGCTTAAAGATAAGTACACCCAGGTGCTCTATGGCTGGGGATGA
- the LOC108983799 gene encoding uncharacterized protein LOC108983799, whose amino-acid sequence MDKTWMHLTDRFRSREYGEGVRQFLIMARAHALGNNNIKCPCRRCRNNLFLPISQVERHLFITGIDPTYTDWIFHGEQEPMNFMGPDDEEPDNLDDSYVDDIDDMLGDIHAATTVGIDEDAAPHTSGTSTVEPEPTTFEKLLEDARRPLYDGCTTFSKLSFIVKLLHIKSIGGWSIKSFNMLLKLLKTAFPKVLLPDSFHDARSLERGLGFTYIKIHACPNDCVLFYKENINKQECPKCKASRWLSSSTPSKRPVPQKVVRYFPLKPRLQRLFMSKKTASSMRWHRSERVHDESTLRHPADSEVWTTFDREHRWFAEDARNVRLGLASDGFNPFNNMSKPYSIWPVILVPYNLPPWLCMKDPFFMLSALIPGPKSPGNEIDVYLRPLVDELLDLWENGVDTYDAMVGQRFQLHAALLWTINDFPAYGNLSGWSTKGKLACPCCNLDTESQWLRHGRKHCYMGHRRFLPVGHIWRSKKSSFNGKEDHRLPPMQLLGEDILHQLNGIGHVDFGKASKRRKRAPEELNWTKRSIFFDLPYWPSLKLRHNLDVMHIEKNICDNVLGTLMDIPGKTKDGINARRDLAELRIRKDLHLREVGDRVIIPHAYFMLHGDERKKFCSWLNSVKFPDGFASNISRCVNVTDCKISGMKSHDAHIFMQRLLPAAIGGYLRHDIRVALMELSSFFSELCARTCKKEAVKRLETDIVLILCKLEMIFPPNFFDVMVHLAIHLPRELMLGGPVQYRWMYPFERYLGKFKRYVKNKARPEGSIAEAYIHEECLTFSSMYLHDVPTRFTREDRNIDVGVQTSEISGFSIFSQKVRPLGNAIAIHLEKKLFKTARWYALNNCTEIDQYLEEHNNILKEQSISNIERRHEVEFPSWFRKRIQALRATDPLNVSDDLYAIACGPDPWVGSYSGCIMNGIRFHTKLREVNRRTQNSGVVVTSEHQGTMVDFYGVLNDILEVRYMGWRRVWLFSCDWFDVGDTIRGIKIGDHLTSVNMSKTWYKDDPFVLASQASQVFYLKDTKLSGSWHVVQKITYRNVYDVESVHLDDEGDDSTEANVFQEEQSSDVLTHVQIDQNGIQSPWLRADVEPNIVSTNALSGGTHHIVEDQPNMEGVLEDEESHSSDTMSNPSTDEDLLEDTDSETDDENSSTDEQECSSNSN is encoded by the exons atggacAAAACTTGGATGCACCTCACTGATAGGTTTAGGTCAAGGGAATATGGCGAAGGAGTTAGGCAGTTTCTCATAATGGCTCGAGCTCATGCCCTTGGAAACAACAatattaagtgtccatgtcgtaGATGTCGTAATAACTTGTTCCTGCCTATAAGCCAGGTAGAACGACATTTATTTATTACGGGCATTGATCCAACTTACACTGATTGGATTTTTCATGGGGAGCAAGAACCGATGAATTTCATGGGCCCCGACGATGAGGAGCCTGATAATCTTGATGATAGTTACGTTGATGACATCGACGACATGTTGGGTGACATTCATGCGGCAACCACAGTTGGGATTGATGAAGACGCAGCTCCACATACCTCGGGAACTAGCACGGTTGAACCCGAACCAACCACTTTTGAGAAGCTCTTGGAAGATGCTCGACGTCCACTTTATGATGGTTGCAcaacattttctaaattatcatttattgtgAAGTTGCTCCACATCAAATCAATTGGTGGGTGGAGTATAAAATCCTTTAACATGCTACTTAAACTATTGAAAACAGCTTTTCCCAAAGTGCTCTTGCCAGATTCTTTCCATGATGCACGATCATTGGAGCGCGGGCTGGGATTTACATACATTAAAATTCATGCATGTCCAAACGATTGTGTACTATTTTACAAGGAAAATATCAACAAGCAAGAGTGCCCAAAGTGTAAAGCATCTAGGTGGTTGTCTTCCTCCACACCCTCTAAACGACCAGTACCCCAAAAGGTAGTGCGGTATTTTCCACTTAAGCCAAGGTTGCAGAGACTATTTATGTCCAAGAAAACTGCATCATCAATGAGGTGGCATCGATCAGAAAGGGTGCACGATGAAAGCACTTTGCGACATCCTGCGGACTCAGAGGTGTGGACCACATTTGATAGAGAACATCGTTGGTTTGCTGAAGATGCTCGTAATGTCAGGCTCGGTCTTGCTAGTGATGGATTTAACCCATTCAATAATATGAGTAAACCATACAGTATATGGCCAGTGATTTTAGTTCCATAtaacttgcctccatggttatGTATGAAAGATCCGTTCTTCATGTTGTCTGCTCTAATTCCTGGGCCTAAATCTCCTGGCAATGAAATTGATGTTTACTTACGGCCTTTAGTTGATGAACTACTTGATTTGTGGGAAAACGGTGTTGATACGTATGATGCCATGGTTGGACAAAGATTTCAATTACATGCAGCGTTATTGTGGACAATTAATGATTTTCCCGCATACGGTAACCTTTCTGGCTGGAGCACTAAAGGAAAGTTGGCATGTCCTTGTTGTAATCTAGATACAGAATCTCAGTGGTTGAGACATGGGCGAAAACATTGTTACATGGGTCATCGGCGCTTCCTACCAGTAGGTCACATCTGGAGATCCAAGAAGAGCTCTTTTAATGGCAAAGAGGATCATCGGTTACCACCTATGCAACTTTTGGGAGAGGACATACTTCATCAATTAAATGGCATCGGTCATGTAGATTTTGGCAAGGCCAGTAAGAGAAGGAAACGCGCACCCGAGGAGTTAAATTGGACAAAACGAAGTATCTTCTTCGATCTACCCTATTGGCCATCTCTAAAACTTCGACATAATCTAGACGTCATGCACATCGAAAAAAACATTTGTGACAATGTGTTGGGTACATTGATGGATATTCCAGGTAAAACAAAAGATGGTATCAATGCCCGACGGGACTTGGCCGAACTCCGTATAAGAAAAGACTTACATTTGAGAGAAGTTGGTGATCGGGTTATAATCCCCCATGCATATTTCATGTTGCATGgagatgagagaaaaaagttttgTTCATGGCTAAACTCGGTCAAATTTCCTGATGGTTTTGCATCTAATATTTCCAGATGTGTTAATGTTACTGACTGTAAAATATCTggtatgaaaagtcatgatgcCCACATATTCATGCAAAGGCTATTGCCAGCTGCAATCGGAGGGTACTTAAGACATGACATCCGGGTGGCATTGATGGAACTTAGCTCATTCTTTAGCGAATTATGTGCACGAACATGTAAGAAAGAAGCAGTGAAACGTCTTGAGACTGACATTGTCCTCATTCTTTGCAAGctagaaatgatatttccaccTAACTTTTTTGACGTAATGGTCCACCTAGCTATCCACTTGCCCCGAGAGTTGATGCTTGGAGGCCCAGTTCAATACAGATGGATGTATCCATTCGAAAGGTATTTGGGAAAATTTAAGCGGTACGTGAAAAACAAAGCCCGCCCAGAAGGGTCCATTGCTGAGGCTTATATTCATGAAGAATGTTTGACTTTCTCATCGATGTATCTACATGACGTACCAACTAGGTTCACTCGAGAGGATCGAAATATTGATGTTGGTGTGCAAACATCCGAGATATCTGGCTTCTCAATATTTTCTCAGAAAGTACGGCCACTCGGTAATGCAATAGCCATCCACTTAGAGAAGAAACTATTTAAAACTGCCAGATGGTACGCCCTCAACAACTGCACCGAGATTGACCAATATTTGGA GGAGCATAATAACATTTTGAAGGAGCAGAGCATATCTAACATTGAAAGGAGGCATGAAGTTGAATTTCCATCGTGGTTTAGGAAACGT ATTCAAGCGCTGCGTGCTACGGATCCTCTGAATGTCTCTGATGATCTTTATGCAATAGCTTGTGGACCAGACCCTTGGGTGGGTTCATATTCTGGTTGTATAATGAACGGTATACGATTTCATACAAAGCTTCGGGAAGTGAACCGTAGGACACAAAATAGTGGTGTAGTAGTTACAAGTGAACACCAAGGGACTATGGTTGACTTCTATGGTGTTCTGAATGATATATTAGAGGTGAGGTACATGGGATGGCGACGAGTATGGTTATTTTCTTGTGATTGGTTTGATGTTGGTGATACAATTAGAGGTATCAAGATTGGTGACCATCTTACAAGTGTCAATATGTCCAAaacttggtataaggatgacCCGTTCGTATTGGCATCCCAAGCTTCGCAAGTATTTTACCTCAAAGACACAAAATTATCTGGTTCTTGGCATGTCGTGCAGAAGATCACATATAGGAATGTCTATGATGTTGAATCAGTACACTTAGATGATGAAGGGGATGACTCTACCGAGGCCAATGTGTTTCAAGAAGAACAGTCTTCTGATGTTCTTACACATGTCCAGATAGACCAAAATGGCATTCAGTCTCCATGGCTAAGGGCAGATGTTGAGCCCAACATTGTATCCACTAATGCATTATCTGGGGGAACTCATCACATTGTCGAGGACCAGCCTAATATGGAAGGTGTATTAGAGGATGAAGAGTCTCATTCCAGTGATACTATGTCCAACCCTTCCACTGATGAAGACCTACTTGAAGACACTGATTCAGAGACCGATGATGAAAATAGTTCCACTGATGAGCAAGAGTGCTCATCTAATTCAAACTAA